One Lachnospiraceae bacterium C1.1 genomic region harbors:
- a CDS encoding SDR family NAD(P)-dependent oxidoreductase, whose translation MKKIGIITGASSGMGREFVRVAATKLSSLDELWVIARRGDRLASIRRTFGSRIRPIELDLSDENKISSLAAMLENEQPDVRLLINSAGLGIIGKVEEVSSEETMNMVRVNVDALTYLCSVVIPYMRRGSHIINMASSAAFLPQPSFAVYAASKSYVLSFSRALNSELKKKGIHVTAVCPGPVKTEFFDIAEKHRTIAFYKKLVMASPSKVVNLAFRDAAKNKEISVYSLTMKLSLFITKILPHSLLIRIMGIF comes from the coding sequence ATGAAAAAAATTGGAATTATTACGGGAGCATCTTCCGGAATGGGAAGAGAATTCGTAAGAGTTGCAGCAACAAAACTCAGTTCTTTGGATGAATTGTGGGTCATAGCCAGACGAGGAGACAGACTTGCTTCAATAAGGAGAACTTTTGGCAGCAGGATACGTCCTATAGAGCTGGATCTTTCTGATGAAAATAAAATAAGCTCACTTGCAGCAATGCTTGAAAATGAGCAGCCTGACGTTAGACTGCTGATTAACAGTGCAGGTCTCGGAATTATCGGAAAGGTTGAAGAAGTCAGCAGTGAAGAGACTATGAATATGGTCAGGGTAAATGTTGATGCATTGACTTATTTATGCTCTGTTGTGATACCGTATATGAGAAGGGGATCACATATCATAAATATGGCTTCAAGCGCAGCATTTCTTCCGCAGCCGTCATTTGCTGTTTATGCTGCTTCAAAGTCTTATGTACTTAGTTTTTCCCGGGCATTGAATTCGGAATTGAAGAAAAAAGGAATTCATGTCACTGCAGTGTGTCCTGGACCGGTAAAAACTGAGTTCTTTGATATTGCAGAAAAACACAGAACAATAGCTTTCTATAAAAAACTGGTTATGGCATCACCTTCAAAGGTAGTTAATCTTGCATTCAGGGATGCTGCAAAAAATAAAGAAATTTCTGTATATTCACTGACTATGAAATTATCGCTCTTTATTACTAAAATATTACCGCATTCATTGCTGATTAGGATAATGGGGATCTTTTGA